Part of the Paenibacillus aurantius genome, GGCGGCGGACGCCGCGGTCAAGGCCGCGGCCGTCCGCACGGACTGGGCCCAGGAGGTGGCCGACCGGGCGAGGGTCCGGGAGTTTGTGGTCAATCATCCGGATCACGCTGCCTTTGTCGGGATGCGCCGCAATGCCGTGCTCGTGCCTCGGATCGACGGAAGGCTGGTGCGTTGGGCCGAAGCCATGGCGGGAAGTCCCTTCCCCGAACGAGAACTGGAAGATGTCCGCAGGACGCTGGAAGAACTCTTCCGCGGCTACCGGGATAGCGGTTGTCCGGGCATCATGACGACGCTCGGCCGCATGACGGAGGCCGCGAACAGCGCGTTCGCGCTGAAGGCGGGGATCACGCAAGACCAGGCGATGGTCCACGTGCTTCATGCCGTTTGCGCGGCCGCCGAGCAGCATGGGCTGTTCGTGCAGTTGTTTGTGGGCGTGGAGCGCTCCTGGGGCCGCGAACCGGTGCCGGCGAACGATCCCGAGCGGATTCTGAAGCTGACCGGGCTGTTCGACCGGTACAAAGGCCCGTTCGAACTTGTCGTCGCTTCGGAGATCAACAACCTCGACGTCGTGCAGGCGGCTTGGAATTACCCGAACGTCCACACGGGCGGACTGTGGTGGTTCAACTTCCGTTCCTCCACGTACAAGACGGTCATGCAATATCGGCTGGAGGCGCTGGCGCCGGTCAAGTCGTCCCTGGTCGTCTCCGACTCGCGGTGCATGGAATGGGTTTACGGCAAAGTGTGGCTGATCCGGACGGCATTAGCCGAGTTCCTCGCCGATCGGGTGTGCGCCGGCTGGCTGGACGAAGAGGAAGCGCTCGAATTGGCGCGTATGTGGCTGTATGAGAGCGCAGCTAAGAGGTATGGCATTATAGAAAAATAGCTTGTAATGGCAGAGGCGGGTCCTGAGACTCGCCTCTGCTGCCATATAGAGCAACCCCCGCATAGCAACCCCTTGACTTATCCATCCCTGCATAGCTTCCCTTGCGCAGCTTTTTTCCGGCATCCTAACGGGTCGGTACGACAGCCTTAATGCGATCCTCCTCCCATTCGGTCTTAAGAAAACACAGCGGCAGCGAAAGAAACGACATGTTCAGGCAAACGGGACGGATGCTATCATGAGAGCGATTTCAAATTAGGAAGGGTGGGAAATCGTACCATGATCAGGTTCAAACGTCTTTGTCTAAGTGTCGTTGCTTCGCTGCTGCCATTCGTTCAGGTTCCCGTCGCCTCGGCGGAATCGCAGGCTTCCGCCGTAGGTGATCCGGCGGTCAATCTTGCGCTCGGGCACCCCGCCAAGGCCAGCTCGGGAACGGCCGCGAACGCCGTTGACGGCAATGCCGCTACCGTGTGGCAGCCGGCCGCTGCAGACCGCCAAGACAACATGAACGTATGGATGTATGTCGATTTGGGGGCAAAGAAGCATTTCAACAAAGTCCTACTCAGCCTAAATCGCGCGGATAACTTGAAAGAGTACAAGATTATGGTATCGGACGATGCGATCGCTTGGACGGAGGCGTACGTCAAAAACCAGGGACTCAGCGCTACGGAAGGGGCCGTATTCCCGGCAGTCGAGGCGCGTTATGTCAAAGTCGACTTCACTCTCAGCAAGGACCTGAACGTGCAGCTGTCCGAGCTGGCCGTCTACAGCGGCACGGAACAAGCGGCGCCGGATAACCTGAAGCGGATCTATTTCGTTGACGAAGAAGGGAAAGAGTACCTGTTTAACGGCGAGATCCGCCTGTTGAAGGGCACGGCGAAGCCGATGACACTGAAGGGCGAGCTTGACACCGGAGAAGGGATCGATCTGACGAATATCGCGAAAACCTTCCTGTCCACCACACCGGACGTTACGATCGACCCGGCAGGAACGCTTATAGCGAACACGGTGGGCACTGCCCTCATTCAAGCCGTGGTAAGGGTCAACGGGACGGATGTGAAGACGGGCGACCTGTGGGCGGTCGTCGACGATCCGGACGAATTCCGGACGGAAGAGATCGTCGTGAACTCGACGCTGACCCATCCGAGGATGAAGACCGAGATCGGACAACCCGCCCTTCTGGAACCGGGCGACACCTATCCGGGCGTTACGGTCAGCTCCAACGTATACGGCACGATAAGCGGCACGCTGCTGCTGGACGGTGAGACCGCAAAGGCAGCGATTCCGCAAACCCCGCTCGTCAAGGGAGAGTCGGTTAAGCTTACGGTGCCCGGCAAGGCGGATAAGCAGGGACAGTATGAGCTCCGTCTGAAGATCGAGCAAGCGGGCAAGGCCCCGGTGTACGATTCGTTTTATTTTACGGCTTGGAAAGAGAAGGACATTCCGAAGAACCAAAGCGGGATCGCTTTCCCCGGCAAGAAGGGTAAGCTGGTGTACGTCGGTGACTTCCGGGGCAACCGGATTCTCGATTTCTCTAATGCGGGGTACGGAGGCGGCGGTGTGAAGCTGCCGGACGTGAAGACGGAGGTGACCCTAGCGCCGGGCGATGGCGACGATACGGCGCGCATCCAGGCGGCCATCGACCAGGTGGCGCAGATGCCGGCGGGCAAGGACGGATTCCGGGGGGCGGTCCTGCTGAAGAAAGGCAAGTATGAGGTGGCCGGTACGCTCACGATAACGGCAGGCGGCATCGTGCTCCGCGGCGAAGGCGATGGCGAGAATGGTACACTTATTTACGGTACGGGCGACAAGGCGCGCAATCTGATCGAAATCGGAAAGAATATCGGCCTTACGCTCGATCCCGCATCGAAGAAGGACATCACCGACCTTTATGTTCCCTCCGGTGCCCGTTCGTTCCATGTGGACGACGCAAGCGCCTACCGGGTCGGCGACAAGGTGGTCGTCCGCCGGGTCGGGAACGACCGTTGGATTCACGAGATCGGCATGGACTACATTTACAACCGGCCGGGGGGCGGAGCGACCCAGTGGACGGCTTTCAACCTCGACTTTGACCGGATAATTACGGCCGTTGACGGCAATACGGTGACGGTGGATGCGCCGATTGCGAACGCCATCGAGCGCAAGTGGGGCGGCGGCCAGCTGTACAAATACAGCGATGATGCGCGCATTGAGCAGGTTGGCGTCGAGAGCATGCGGGTCGATACGGAATTCGATCCGAGCGTGATCGATACCGTGATGGACAACGGAACGACCGACCCGTATTACGCCGATGAGAAGCATGCCGAACGCTTCGTCGTGTTCAACGCGGTGAAGAACGGCTGGGTGCGAAACGTAACGGGCTATCACCTGTCTTACTCCCTTGTCCAGATGAGCCGCAACGCCAAGTGGATTACCGTACAGGACAGCAAGATGTACGATATGGTCAGCATCATTACGGGCGGCAGACGCTACGTCTTCCACATCATGGGCCAGCTGAACCTCGTGCAGCGGGTTCACGTCGAGACGGCGCGCCACGCCTTCGTCGTCGACAGCCGCGTGCAGGGGCCGAACGTCTTCCTGGACGGCACGGCGACGGACAACTACAACACGAGCGAACCCCATCACCGTTGGTCGGTCGGCGGCCTGTTCGACAGCATCAAGGCGCCGATCTCGATCCGCGACCGGGCATGGCTCGGCAGCGGCCACGGCTGGGCGGGCGCCAATTACGTGACCTGGAACACGGAAGGAGAGCTCACGAGTCAGCAGCCTCCAACGGCGCAAAACTATGCGATCGGCCACGTCGGCGAGAAGGTGCCGGGCCTCGTGCCCTCCGATTACGACAGCCGCCCGCGCAGCGACGGATACTGGGATTCGTTCGGCAAGCATGTAGGGCTGAAGAGCCTCTACAAGCAGCAGCTGGAGGATCGGCTGGGCAAGAAGGCGTTGAAGAATATTAAGGCGGACGGCGACCAGGAAGACGAACACGATGAGGAAGACGGGCGTTACGAGGACGATAACTAAGCCGACAATAGTGTTCGATGCGCTTCAGGCAGGAGCCTATCGTAGCGGGGATGATCTTTATTAACAGGTAAGGGGGCCTTGCTTCAAAGAGAAATGTCTACTCGAGTTCTTCGAAACTAATTTATCGAGACATAATAGGGCCGGCGCTTTCCTATACAGGGGCGTCGGCTTTTTTATTTAAAAACTCAGAGGCCGAACCACCCATGTGATTACGACCTCCGAGTTGTTACTTCATCCCGTTCCAGCCATGGCAATGGAAAAAGGGGTGAGGCGGCTCCGGTTTATAAGGCTTCGTCGTCCGGCCGGGCGATTAGGACTTTAACACCTTTGGCTTCCAACTCCTGGATGACGTTCAAGCTTGCTTCGTCGTCCGTTATCATCACATCCATGTCTTCCGCCGGGAGCACCTTGGCAAAAAAGTCCTGCCCCACTTTATCATAAGGAGCCAAGGCGACTACCTTCCGGGACACCCTTGCGGCTTCGCGGCTGATCGCCGCCGCCTCCGGAGTGGAGGTGGTGATGCCGTTCGCGGAAATCCCTCCTCCCGTAAGGAAGCAGGTGTCTAACGAGAACTGGCGGATAAAATCGAGGGCGAGCGAATCCGAGATGTTGCCCGAGCTCTTGACCTTGCCGCCGATCAGATAAACCTCCACCGACTCTCTGGCTTTCAAAGCATCGGCGATTGTAACGGAGTTGGTCACCACGGTAAAGGGGCAGTCGGGCAGATGCTCCAGCATGCCGTAGTGAATGCCCGCCCCTCCGATAAATACGGAATCGTTCTCCCGGATGATGGAGGCGGCCATTTTGGCGATCGCTTTCTGCCGGGGTGTGGCTTCCCCATACCGCTGTTCCGTAGGGAGGGGAGCGCTTCGTACGGGGGAGGCGGGAATGGCTCCGCCATGAGTCCGTTTCAGCAGTCCTTTCTCCTCCATGATGGTAAGATCCCGCCGTATGGAATCGATGGACAGCTCGAACCGGTCGGCCAATTCCTTGGCCAGAACACGGCCGTTCTTCTCCAGAAGCTCCAGGATGATGTCGCGACGTTCGTCAGAAAACAAGGGAGACACCTCTTTCGTGTAAGATTATCACCGGTGATGCTGTCAGTATATTCCTGTTTATTCCGTTTCGTCAAACATTTAGTTTCGTTATTTTACTTTTTTATTAATGTTTATTCCCGTTTCCTCTTTATGATCTAGAATAAATCCTTGACAGAAGGATAGAGAGCATTCATAATTCACCCAATATATTCCAGTCCCAAACGCTTATTTTGTTGGGATAGAGAGGAGGACTAAGGATGCAGCATTTTATCGGGATCGTGCCGCCGGAAGAGTATGTAGAGAGGATTGTCGCCTTTCAAAAAAGATGGCCCAGCAGCCGGCTGCCGCAGCTGGTGGAGCCTCATATTACCGTAAAAGCCCAGAGCGGGCTGACGGAAGACCGGCAATGGCTGGAGAGAGTTCGGAAGATCGGAGCAGAGTTCCCCGGGTTTTCCTTGTCTCTTGGGGAATCCAAGTGGTTCGCGCGGGCGGTTCTTTATCTGGATGTCCGGTCCAAAGAACTTCATGCCCTGCACGCTCAGCTGGTTCAGGCGGTTTCCCCGACTGAAAAGCAGATGGTTAGGTACTCGGAGCTGGACCGGTTCCTTCCTCACCTGACGCTGGGACAGACGTACTGGGGGTTATCGGAGGCGGAGCTCGCCGAAATGGAGGAGGGGGTGGCGGAGGCTCTTGCCCCTTATCCTTCATTCCGGGTGACCCGCTTCCGGATTTATCAGGAAATCACAACGAATCGGTACGTTCCCTTAGAGGACGTGGAACTGGGAGGGTAACCGTCTTATGCTTAAAAGAAAATACGGCCATCGTCCGGGATGGTCGAGGGTGCTGGAGAGGGAGTATGCTCAAGAGTATGTGGACACGGACGATTTCCGAGGGCATCTAAGCCTGCTTAGGCTTCGCCAAACGGCTTCTCCCCTGCTTGCAAGGTATGGGGAACGTACGGTCTGCATCGCCGACAGCGGGTATGAATGGCTTCAGCAGTTTCCGGAGGATGCTCATCACTCGGTCACCGTGATGTTCGATGCCAGAGGAATGATCGTCCAATGGTACGTGGATATTTGCTTGCGGAACGGATGGGACGGAAGGAATCCCTGGATGGACGATCTTTTTCTTGATCTAATCGTTTTGCCGGAGGGCGAGGTCATCGTGAAAGACGCCGGGGAGCTGGAGCAGGCACTAGCGGACGGCGTGGTAAACCGTGAATTATATGAGCTGGCTTGGAACGAATGCCGCCGACTGAAGGAGCTGAGCGAACAGGGCCGCTTTCCGCTTCTTAGCCTGGCAGCCAAGCATCGGGAGAGGCTTTTGCCGGAATTGGAGCCAGGGTGAAGGTCAGGGGAGGCCGATAGCCTATCGGCTTTCGCCGGGTCCGGGCTTCTTCCTCCGCTCTTTCCCTCTAAGAACCTGACGGGCCTTTCGCCTATATACTGTACGATGAGACGGGAAAAGGAGACTTTACCATGTATTCTTATTTCTTTCCCTCCCCGTACGGGTATTACGACTACCGGATGGAAGTTCCCCGGACCTGGACGAATGCGGCGGTCGAGCTGGACCGCACCTTTCGGTCCCTGTGGGAGCAGCATGTGTATTGGACGAGATTGACGATCAACAGCATCGTCGATAAGCTTGCCGATGAGAAAGAAACCACCGCGCGGCTCCTCCGCAACCCGGACGATTTCGCGGCGGCCTTGGAGCCTTATTATGGGAAGGCGGCGGCCGATCGGTTCGGCGCTCTGCTTAAGGACCATCTGGTCATTGCCGCCGAGCTCGTCAAAGACCTGCAGGCGGGCCGTAAGGCCAAAGCGGCCGAAGCCGAGAAGCGGTGGTACCGGAATGCCGACGACATTGCGGCTCTTCTCGCCCGAATCAACCCCAACTGGACGGAGACCGAGTGGAAGAAGATGCTTCACGAGCATCTTAAGCTGGTTGCCGCGGAGGCCGCTACCCGCCTGGCCGGGAATTACAAGGCGAATGTCGATGTGAATGAACGAATGGAAGCCCAGGCCATGGAGATGGCGGACACAATGACCTACGGGGTGCTGAGGCAGTTTCCTATGGCATTTGAAGCGTAGTGTGGGGCGACCAGGAAAGGCGTCCGCTGCAACAAGGACGGTTGGCAACGGTTATACGGCAAAAAGGCACTCACCCGAGCACGGACGTGCGCGGGTGAGTGCCTTTTTGTTTGCATCCTTATTTGCGCTTGTTTACATAAGAAGGATAAATGATTTCCCCGCTGTCGAGCTTGCGGATTTCTTCGTCCGTCCAGCCGGCGATCTTGTTATGTCCTTTGACTCCCGTCAA contains:
- a CDS encoding DUF402 domain-containing protein; the encoded protein is MLKRKYGHRPGWSRVLEREYAQEYVDTDDFRGHLSLLRLRQTASPLLARYGERTVCIADSGYEWLQQFPEDAHHSVTVMFDARGMIVQWYVDICLRNGWDGRNPWMDDLFLDLIVLPEGEVIVKDAGELEQALADGVVNRELYELAWNECRRLKELSEQGRFPLLSLAAKHRERLLPELEPG
- a CDS encoding acetylglutamate kinase, coding for MYSYFFPSPYGYYDYRMEVPRTWTNAAVELDRTFRSLWEQHVYWTRLTINSIVDKLADEKETTARLLRNPDDFAAALEPYYGKAAADRFGALLKDHLVIAAELVKDLQAGRKAKAAEAEKRWYRNADDIAALLARINPNWTETEWKKMLHEHLKLVAAEAATRLAGNYKANVDVNERMEAQAMEMADTMTYGVLRQFPMAFEA
- a CDS encoding discoidin domain-containing protein, which translates into the protein MIRFKRLCLSVVASLLPFVQVPVASAESQASAVGDPAVNLALGHPAKASSGTAANAVDGNAATVWQPAAADRQDNMNVWMYVDLGAKKHFNKVLLSLNRADNLKEYKIMVSDDAIAWTEAYVKNQGLSATEGAVFPAVEARYVKVDFTLSKDLNVQLSELAVYSGTEQAAPDNLKRIYFVDEEGKEYLFNGEIRLLKGTAKPMTLKGELDTGEGIDLTNIAKTFLSTTPDVTIDPAGTLIANTVGTALIQAVVRVNGTDVKTGDLWAVVDDPDEFRTEEIVVNSTLTHPRMKTEIGQPALLEPGDTYPGVTVSSNVYGTISGTLLLDGETAKAAIPQTPLVKGESVKLTVPGKADKQGQYELRLKIEQAGKAPVYDSFYFTAWKEKDIPKNQSGIAFPGKKGKLVYVGDFRGNRILDFSNAGYGGGGVKLPDVKTEVTLAPGDGDDTARIQAAIDQVAQMPAGKDGFRGAVLLKKGKYEVAGTLTITAGGIVLRGEGDGENGTLIYGTGDKARNLIEIGKNIGLTLDPASKKDITDLYVPSGARSFHVDDASAYRVGDKVVVRRVGNDRWIHEIGMDYIYNRPGGGATQWTAFNLDFDRIITAVDGNTVTVDAPIANAIERKWGGGQLYKYSDDARIEQVGVESMRVDTEFDPSVIDTVMDNGTTDPYYADEKHAERFVVFNAVKNGWVRNVTGYHLSYSLVQMSRNAKWITVQDSKMYDMVSIITGGRRYVFHIMGQLNLVQRVHVETARHAFVVDSRVQGPNVFLDGTATDNYNTSEPHHRWSVGGLFDSIKAPISIRDRAWLGSGHGWAGANYVTWNTEGELTSQQPPTAQNYAIGHVGEKVPGLVPSDYDSRPRSDGYWDSFGKHVGLKSLYKQQLEDRLGKKALKNIKADGDQEDEHDEEDGRYEDDN
- a CDS encoding 2'-5' RNA ligase family protein, whose translation is MQHFIGIVPPEEYVERIVAFQKRWPSSRLPQLVEPHITVKAQSGLTEDRQWLERVRKIGAEFPGFSLSLGESKWFARAVLYLDVRSKELHALHAQLVQAVSPTEKQMVRYSELDRFLPHLTLGQTYWGLSEAELAEMEEGVAEALAPYPSFRVTRFRIYQEITTNRYVPLEDVELGG
- a CDS encoding DeoR/GlpR family DNA-binding transcription regulator; its protein translation is MFSDERRDIILELLEKNGRVLAKELADRFELSIDSIRRDLTIMEEKGLLKRTHGGAIPASPVRSAPLPTEQRYGEATPRQKAIAKMAASIIRENDSVFIGGAGIHYGMLEHLPDCPFTVVTNSVTIADALKARESVEVYLIGGKVKSSGNISDSLALDFIRQFSLDTCFLTGGGISANGITTSTPEAAAISREAARVSRKVVALAPYDKVGQDFFAKVLPAEDMDVMITDDEASLNVIQELEAKGVKVLIARPDDEAL
- a CDS encoding glucuronate isomerase, which encodes MNETAVRERLMQAIGHTDIFDTHTHLVGGRLGAADFWEIAHYFWLFRELQAAGYPADAAELPEDERMEAFLAAHRASKHTMMNKALTRIMLDLYGIELTDAASVQAADAAVKAAAVRTDWAQEVADRARVREFVVNHPDHAAFVGMRRNAVLVPRIDGRLVRWAEAMAGSPFPERELEDVRRTLEELFRGYRDSGCPGIMTTLGRMTEAANSAFALKAGITQDQAMVHVLHAVCAAAEQHGLFVQLFVGVERSWGREPVPANDPERILKLTGLFDRYKGPFELVVASEINNLDVVQAAWNYPNVHTGGLWWFNFRSSTYKTVMQYRLEALAPVKSSLVVSDSRCMEWVYGKVWLIRTALAEFLADRVCAGWLDEEEALELARMWLYESAAKRYGIIEK